One Brachyspira suanatina DNA segment encodes these proteins:
- a CDS encoding bifunctional metallophosphatase/5'-nucleotidase has protein sequence MRRGYIIMGIFLSALLTNVSCSSNNKERVYPEGEVNFTIVQTTDIHGMIFPYNFITDEEEDTSMAHVYSYLKQLKNEGKTVLLLENGDSLQGQPTVYYYNFVATNEPHIWSEVLNYMDYDVIGVGNHDVEAGHSVYDKLAKELKAPLLAANLIDEKTKEPYFKPYSIVEKNGVKIAVLGLIEPAIDRQLPKVLYEGLATEDMVESAKKWIKVIKDKENPDMVIGLFHAGANHTDDKETYKNENASQLVAEQVDGFDIILVGHDHQGWSGLGYDETSKQKTKEVKSPSGKIVPIYGGVNAARYIASIDVSMIYNKDNKAWDIKFNGNLLDVSEFEADKEFLEKFADARVNIEKWVSRDIGNLNTKLVSDEAIFGDSYFLSLIHKLQFTIAERELGEKADISFAAPLSKDAVLNNGIIKVKDMFNLYPYENFFYVMTLTGKQIKDAMEYSYGRWFNTMNNINDHLIAFKKDANGELIFNNRYNSYDTVTPSYNYESVAGLNYTVDVTKPNGEKVIIESLSDGSPFELDKEYKVAINSYRGSGGGGHLTQGAGIDLNTLQNMDLVLKSTDKDLRYYIINWFEEQNGPITVEKLNNWKVVPENYVQAGKQKDYKLLYPDN, from the coding sequence ATGAGAAGAGGTTATATAATAATGGGTATTTTTTTGTCAGCATTATTAACAAATGTATCTTGCAGTTCTAACAATAAAGAAAGAGTTTATCCGGAAGGGGAAGTTAATTTTACAATAGTTCAGACAACCGATATCCATGGAATGATTTTTCCATATAATTTTATAACAGATGAAGAAGAAGATACTTCTATGGCTCATGTATATTCCTATTTAAAGCAATTGAAAAATGAAGGTAAAACTGTTTTATTATTAGAAAATGGAGATTCTTTACAAGGACAGCCTACAGTTTACTATTATAATTTCGTAGCAACAAATGAACCTCATATATGGTCAGAAGTTTTGAACTATATGGATTATGATGTTATAGGAGTTGGAAACCATGATGTTGAGGCTGGACATAGCGTTTATGATAAACTTGCAAAAGAATTAAAAGCTCCTTTATTAGCAGCCAATCTAATAGATGAAAAAACTAAAGAGCCTTATTTTAAACCTTATTCTATAGTAGAAAAGAATGGTGTAAAAATAGCTGTACTTGGACTTATAGAGCCTGCAATAGACAGACAGCTTCCAAAAGTTTTATATGAAGGTTTAGCTACTGAAGATATGGTGGAATCTGCTAAAAAATGGATTAAAGTTATAAAAGATAAAGAAAATCCTGATATGGTTATAGGTTTATTCCATGCCGGAGCTAATCATACAGATGATAAAGAAACATATAAAAATGAAAATGCAAGTCAATTAGTAGCTGAGCAGGTTGATGGTTTTGATATTATACTTGTAGGACATGATCATCAAGGCTGGAGCGGATTAGGTTATGATGAAACTTCAAAACAAAAAACTAAAGAAGTTAAAAGTCCTAGCGGAAAAATAGTACCTATATATGGAGGAGTTAATGCAGCAAGATATATAGCTTCTATTGATGTTTCTATGATTTATAATAAAGATAATAAAGCTTGGGATATAAAATTTAATGGAAATTTATTAGATGTTTCAGAATTTGAAGCAGATAAAGAATTTTTAGAAAAGTTTGCTGATGCAAGAGTTAATATAGAAAAATGGGTTAGCAGAGATATAGGTAATTTAAATACTAAATTAGTTTCGGATGAAGCTATATTCGGAGATAGTTATTTTTTAAGTTTAATACATAAATTACAATTTACAATAGCAGAAAGAGAACTAGGTGAAAAGGCTGATATTTCTTTTGCAGCTCCTTTAAGTAAAGATGCTGTTTTGAATAATGGTATAATAAAAGTAAAAGATATGTTCAATTTATATCCTTATGAGAATTTCTTTTATGTGATGACATTAACAGGAAAACAAATAAAAGATGCTATGGAATATTCTTACGGAAGATGGTTTAACACTATGAATAATATTAATGATCATCTAATAGCTTTTAAGAAGGATGCTAATGGAGAATTAATATTTAATAACAGATATAATTCTTATGACACTGTAACACCTTCATATAATTATGAAAGTGTTGCTGGGTTAAATTATACTGTTGATGTAACAAAGCCTAATGGCGAGAAAGTTATAATAGAATCTCTTTCAGATGGAAGTCCTTTTGAATTGGATAAAGAATATAAAGTAGCTATTAACTCTTACAGAGGAAGCGGCGGCGGCGGACATCTTACTCAAGGTGCTGGTATAGATTTAAATACATTACAGAATATGGATTTAGTATTGAAATCTACTGATAAAGATTTAAGATACTATATAATAAATTGGTTTGAAGAACAAAATGGCCCTATAACAGTAGAAAAACTTAATAATTGGAAAGTTGTTCCTGAAAACTATGTTCAGGCTGGAAAACAAAAAGATTATAAACTTTTATATCCTGACAATTAA
- the pepF gene encoding oligoendopeptidase F — protein MSNENKLNTLIERKDVKIEDTWDLTLLYKNDDEFEKDFKSMEDFSKEAAKFKGNLSKSASELKNILDSIMNASIILDKLGSYAFLKQTEDLTNNDSNIKIARFSKLASEFSANLSYFDPELMSIDDEKMNSFLKDEVLKDYLIYLRNILKYKPHTLSEKEERILALQGELASTASNIFDTLNDADLNFGELEHNGEKTTLTHATFSSFQESQDRELRKNSYNQFYKEYDKHKNTFAELYASQIKQDIFDARIRNYNSVREMELFGDDIPVSVYDSLIESVHNALPALHSYYEYCAGKLGITDFRQYDKYAPVVKDVKIHHTFDEAITVLSKALSPLGEEYVSTLTNGLNSRWVDKYENKGKTSGAFSAGCYTSEPYILMNFRDESVESVFTLAHEAGHSMHSYYSRKNNPFQHHDYSIFEAEVASTFNEKLLFNYFMQNESKKEVKAFLLNKDINGFVATVFRQTMFAEFEHIIHKEAEEGNPTTLELIRTVYKDLLKKYFGDKAVLEETSDLEALRIPHFYRSFYVYKYATGMSAAVALSNGVLEGNAKGDYTNRDNYLKFLKSGGSRTPIENLKVAGVDMTKPEVVESALKLFAKEVEELKSLN, from the coding sequence ATGAGTAATGAAAATAAATTAAATACTTTAATAGAAAGAAAAGATGTGAAAATAGAAGATACTTGGGATTTAACTTTACTATATAAAAATGATGATGAATTTGAAAAAGATTTTAAATCAATGGAAGATTTTTCAAAAGAAGCAGCAAAGTTCAAAGGTAATCTTTCAAAATCAGCATCTGAATTAAAAAATATATTAGACTCTATAATGAATGCATCTATTATATTAGATAAATTAGGTTCTTATGCTTTTCTAAAACAAACAGAAGATTTAACTAACAATGATTCAAATATAAAAATAGCAAGATTTTCAAAATTAGCTTCTGAATTTTCTGCTAATTTAAGTTATTTTGATCCTGAATTAATGAGCATTGATGATGAAAAAATGAATAGTTTTTTAAAGGATGAGGTACTAAAAGATTATTTAATTTATTTAAGAAATATACTAAAATACAAACCGCATACATTATCAGAAAAAGAGGAAAGAATATTAGCATTGCAGGGAGAATTAGCTTCAACTGCTTCAAATATATTTGATACTTTGAATGATGCTGATTTGAATTTCGGAGAATTAGAACATAACGGGGAGAAAACAACATTAACTCATGCTACATTCTCAAGTTTTCAGGAAAGCCAAGACAGAGAATTAAGAAAAAACAGCTATAATCAATTCTATAAAGAATATGATAAGCATAAAAATACATTTGCGGAACTTTATGCAAGCCAAATCAAGCAGGATATATTTGATGCTAGAATAAGAAATTACAATAGTGTACGTGAAATGGAATTATTCGGTGATGATATACCAGTAAGCGTTTATGACAGTTTAATTGAAAGCGTACATAATGCATTACCTGCTTTGCATAGCTACTATGAATACTGTGCTGGCAAATTAGGAATTACTGATTTCAGACAATATGATAAATATGCACCAGTAGTTAAAGACGTAAAAATACATCATACATTTGATGAAGCTATAACAGTTTTAAGCAAAGCATTATCACCTCTTGGAGAAGAATATGTATCAACTCTTACAAATGGACTTAATTCAAGATGGGTTGATAAATATGAAAATAAAGGTAAGACAAGCGGAGCATTCTCTGCAGGATGCTATACATCAGAACCTTATATATTAATGAACTTCAGAGATGAAAGCGTTGAATCAGTATTCACATTAGCACATGAGGCAGGACATAGTATGCATAGCTATTACAGCAGAAAAAATAATCCTTTCCAGCATCATGATTATAGTATATTTGAAGCTGAAGTAGCATCTACTTTCAATGAAAAACTTTTATTTAATTATTTTATGCAAAATGAAAGCAAAAAAGAAGTGAAAGCATTTTTACTTAATAAAGATATAAACGGCTTTGTTGCTACAGTATTCAGACAAACTATGTTCGCAGAGTTTGAGCATATTATTCATAAAGAAGCTGAAGAAGGAAATCCAACAACATTAGAACTTATAAGAACAGTTTATAAAGATTTACTTAAAAAATATTTCGGAGATAAAGCTGTACTTGAGGAAACAAGCGATTTAGAGGCTTTGAGAATACCTCATTTCTACCGTTCGTTCTATGTTTATAAATATGCTACTGGTATGTCTGCTGCTGTTGCTTTATCTAATGGAGTACTTGAAGGTAATGCTAAAGGTGACTACACAAACAGAGATAATTATTTAAAATTCTTAAAGAGCGGAGGAAGCAGAACACCTATAGAAAATCTAAAAGTTGCTGGTGTTGATATGACTAAGCCTGAAGTTGTAGAAAGTGCTTTGAAATTATTTGCTAAAGAAGTTGAAGAATTAAAATCATTAAATTGA
- a CDS encoding PTS sugar transporter subunit IIB: MLKVLVVCANGTGTSLMMKEKAQMALIKLGIENLSIDHCDMNHCKTGDYDLIFCPTNFIDDFKHTEKKGTKLIGIKNILSEEEFKQKLESSGYLDELKHK, from the coding sequence ATGTTAAAAGTATTAGTAGTTTGTGCAAATGGAACAGGTACTAGTTTAATGATGAAAGAAAAGGCTCAAATGGCTTTGATAAAATTAGGAATAGAAAATCTATCAATTGACCATTGCGATATGAATCATTGTAAAACAGGAGATTATGATTTAATTTTCTGCCCTACCAACTTCATTGATGATTTCAAACATACTGAAAAAAAAGGTACTAAATTAATTGGTATAAAAAATATATTATCTGAAGAAGAGTTTAAACAAAAACTTGAATCTTCCGGATATTTAGACGAACTAAAACATAAATAA
- a CDS encoding ABC transporter substrate-binding protein, which translates to MKNIKLILIILFVFIGSLYSQEMYLLSGPTGIGGLKMMKDYKGVNIHFVNAPNNMLSLIVKGEADIAAIPANMAAIIFNRQLDYKVIAVISETKLFIVSANPKIQTINDIKNKTVYCGTKLAAPDLMLQYLISKENLPKVNINYSLSNPDLAKAVASKNADIAILPEPFVSSAMLENKDVHIVVEMSKYIENYPVAVLIAKNTFINHNRALVQEVLKEYKNSTDYIINNKNEIETLIKDSSMIINAKAAVYGMNRMGLTFYTGEKMKFALNSYYNFLYNFDKKLIGNRIPSNEFYYIEK; encoded by the coding sequence ATGAAAAATATAAAATTAATATTGATAATACTTTTTGTTTTTATAGGCAGTCTTTATTCTCAGGAAATGTATCTTCTTAGCGGCCCTACAGGAATAGGCGGTTTAAAAATGATGAAAGATTATAAAGGAGTAAATATTCATTTTGTAAATGCTCCTAATAATATGCTTTCATTAATAGTAAAAGGGGAGGCTGACATAGCGGCAATTCCTGCTAATATGGCAGCTATAATTTTTAACAGACAATTAGATTATAAAGTTATTGCTGTGATATCAGAAACTAAGCTTTTTATAGTATCAGCTAATCCAAAAATACAAACTATAAATGATATAAAAAATAAAACTGTATATTGCGGTACTAAATTGGCAGCTCCAGATTTAATGCTTCAATATTTAATATCAAAAGAAAATCTGCCTAAAGTTAACATTAATTATTCTTTGAGTAATCCTGATTTGGCAAAAGCAGTAGCATCAAAAAATGCCGATATTGCAATATTGCCTGAACCTTTTGTATCTTCTGCAATGCTTGAAAATAAAGATGTCCATATAGTAGTTGAAATGTCTAAGTATATTGAAAATTATCCTGTAGCAGTACTCATCGCAAAAAATACTTTTATTAATCATAATAGAGCATTAGTTCAGGAAGTTTTAAAAGAATATAAAAACTCAACAGATTATATAATAAATAATAAAAATGAAATAGAGACTTTAATAAAAGATTCATCTATGATAATTAATGCCAAAGCTGCTGTTTATGGTATGAATAGAATGGGATTAACTTTTTATACAGGTGAAAAGATGAAATTTGCTTTGAATAGTTATTATAATTTTTTATATAATTTTGATAAGAAATTAATAGGAAATAGAATACCTTCAAATGAATTCTATTATATAGAAAAATAA
- the nadD gene encoding nicotinate (nicotinamide) nucleotide adenylyltransferase, with translation MRIAILGGTFDPPHLGHLILADTVITNCDYDKVIFIPAKIPPHKNISGEVSNEDRLNMLKLSIENDGRFLLDEYELNNDGVSYTINTLNYLYKNYDIEGKIGLIIGADLVKDFDKWREPEKIAEISNITVVNREEDKNLYKENIDKYNIKVIMAPRIDISSSLIRNRIKEKKGFRYFVKEKVYDYIVSKKLYL, from the coding sequence ATGAGAATAGCTATTTTAGGAGGTACTTTCGATCCTCCTCATTTAGGACATTTAATATTAGCTGATACTGTTATAACAAACTGTGATTATGATAAAGTAATTTTTATACCGGCAAAAATTCCCCCCCATAAAAATATTAGTGGTGAGGTATCAAATGAGGATAGGCTCAATATGCTTAAACTTTCAATAGAAAATGATGGAAGATTTTTATTAGATGAATACGAACTTAATAATGACGGAGTTTCATATACTATTAATACATTAAATTATCTATATAAAAATTATGATATTGAAGGAAAAATAGGACTTATAATCGGAGCAGACTTAGTAAAAGATTTTGATAAATGGAGAGAACCTGAAAAAATAGCTGAAATATCTAATATAACTGTTGTAAATAGGGAAGAAGATAAAAATCTGTATAAAGAAAATATTGATAAATATAATATTAAAGTAATAATGGCTCCTCGTATAGATATATCATCAAGCCTTATAAGAAATAGAATAAAAGAAAAAAAAGGATTCAGATATTTTGTGAAAGAAAAAGTTTATGATTATATAGTATCAAAAAAATTATATTTATAA